Proteins found in one Macrobrachium nipponense isolate FS-2020 chromosome 4, ASM1510439v2, whole genome shotgun sequence genomic segment:
- the LOC135211541 gene encoding uncharacterized protein LOC135211541 — translation MASFDVDKFAGNPSAELSTIQCAKKKDLLELGLRLRLPVRSNLKKSEIRNLILEHYLKAKEAVIDAFSISVEGYRQVFRNKVKTSTQTYLEFASEKLRDFRKWLKASAITTFERLENIIVFEEFVRKLPSHIMLYLCDRQENDLLKAASLADTYSLVHKTSKRLDHIVKQVPGNTLGVSTEESREALLCKYCKKPGHSIKNCKAPNCKVSELNRNFKDRSFKSNPVHRDKPSLHVVTHEAVDLFEGFKIDGIGSLTSDGAEHKLKMLRNLVVPNLVVTDHPSEGNDFSNDVACVITRSQKSKDLECSEVVENAVENIMSKAELIKAQKQDDTLSNFHSQAVSKSEIDKSPSFYYESGVLMRFYRPAKLSKLDTWGEKHQIVLPSSVRKLVLEVAHDGGRDGGHLGIHKTYHKILNHFYWPNMKKDIADFIRTCHICQISGKPNQSIPKYPLQPIVVPDDPFHRVIIDCVGPLPKTKKGHQYLLTIMCPTTRYPIAIPLRNILAKTIANALLKVFTTYGSSELQCDRGSNFTSDLFSKVLKELEIKQILSSAYHPESQGVLERWHQTFKKNTSATANSIDDLIPSWSPESNSEVLQNLELKLSHLPSEHSQRLQTLIDNVSFCDFPRKSTVLLHDIELVPGTMPIRQLPYRLSPDRKAQMKREVEYLLKHGLSVPSKSPWASPCLLVPKEDGNLRFWFCTDYRKLNMVTIKDHIHYQE, via the exons atggctagttttgatgtggataAATTTGCTGGTAATCCTTCTGCTGAACTCTCCACAATTCAATGTGCAAAGAAGAAGGATCTTTTGGAGTTAGGTTTACGTTTGCGACTACCAGTTAGAAGTAACTTGAAAAAGTCTGAAATTCGAAATTTAATTCTTGAACATTACTTAAAGGCTAAAGAG GCTGTCATAGATGCTTTTTCAATTTCTGTGGAGGGTTATCGGCAAGTTTTCCGCAATAAAGTTAAAACTAGTACTCAGACATACCTCGAGTTTGCTTCAGAAAAATTAAGAGATTTTAGGAAGTGGTTAAAAGCTTCAGCTATAACTACCTTTGAACGGTTAGAAAATATAATAGTGTTTGAGGAATTTGTTAGAAAGCTTCCTTCACATATAATGTTGTACCTTTGTGACAGACAGGAAAATGACTTGTTAAAGGCAGCTTCTTTAGCAGACACCTACTCCCTTGTACATAAAACTAGCAAGAGATTAGATCATATTGTAAAACAAGTTCCAGGCAATACTCTGGGTGTTAGTACTGAGGAATCTAGAGAGGCACTGCTTTGCAAATATTGTAAGAAACCAGGTCATTCTATTAAAAACTGTAAAGCACCAAATTGTAAGGTTTCGGAGTTAAATAGGAATTTTAAGGATAGGAGTTTTAAAAGTAATCCAGTACATAGGGATAAACCGTCTTTGCATGTGGTAACACATGAAGCTGTGGATTTGTTTGAAGGTTTCAAAATAGATGGTATTGGATCTTTAACATCCGATGGTGCTGAGCATAAGTTAAAGATGTTAC GTAATTTAGTTGTTCCAAATTTGGTGGTAACTGATCATCCTAGTGAGGGAAATGATTTTAGTAATGATGTAGCTTGTGTAATTACTCGATCACAGAAATCAAAAGACCTAGAATGCTCTGAAGTAGTAGAAAATGCAGTGGAAAATATTATGAGCAAAGCTGAGCTTATCAAAGCTCAAAAACAGGATGATACCCTAAGTAATTTTCACAGTCAGGCAGTCTCTAAAAGTGAAATTGATAAATCACCTAGTTTTTATTATGAATCTGGTGTGCTCATGAGATTTTATCGCCCTGCTAAGTTATCTAAACTTGACACTTGGGGTGAAAAGCACCAGATCGTTTTACCATCCTCTGTAAGAAAACTTGTTTTGGAGGTTGCTCATGATGGGGGGAGGGATGGTGGACACTTAGGGATTCACAAGACTTATCACAAGATTCTTAACCATTTCTACTGGCCTAacatgaaaaaggatatagcagactTTATCCGTACTTGCCACATTTGTCAGATTTCAGGAAAGCCTAACCAAAGTATACCCAAATATCCTCTTCAACCTATTGTAGTTCCTGATGATCCTTTTCATAGGGTAATTAtagattgtgtaggacctctgccaaaaacaaaaaagggtcacCAATATTTGCTCACCATTATGTGTCCTACTACACGTTATCCCATAGCAATTCCCTTGCGTAATATTTTGGCTAAAACTATAGCTAATGCTTTGCTTAAAGTTTTCACCACCTATGGATCCTCAGAGTTACAGTGTGACCGTGGTTCTAACTTTACAAGCGACTTATTCAGTAAAGTTCTGAAGGaactggaaattaaacaaatattatcctCAGCCTACCACCCAGAGTCCCAAGGTGTCTTAGAACGCTGGCATCAGACTTTTAAAA AGAATACCTCTGCAACTGCGAACTCAATTGATGACCTCATACCTTCTTGGAGCCCAGAATCCAATTCAGAAGTTTTACAAAACCTGGAATTGAAGTTGTCCCATTTACCTAGTGAACATTCTCAAAGACTACAGACTCTTAttgataatgtttctttttgtgactTTCCCAGGAAAAGTACTGTACTTCTGCATGATATTGAACTTGTCCCAGGTACGATGCCCATTCGTCAACTTCCATATCGTCTGAGTCCTGATCGAAAAGCACAGATGAAGAGGGAAGTGGAATATTTACTCAAACATGGCCTATCAGTTCCAAGTAAATCTCCATGGGCTTCACCTTGTCTTCTAGTACCAAAGGAGGATGGTAACTTAAGGTTTTGGTTTTGCACGGATTATCGCAAGCTGAATATGGTAACTATTAAAGATCATATCCATTACCAAGAATAG